A window of the Gemmatirosa kalamazoonensis genome harbors these coding sequences:
- a CDS encoding RNA polymerase sigma-70 factor, translating into METPAHQHALDPVARVRAGDAAAFEALFRAHYGPLCGFAERYVGSAAVAEELVQDLFADLWARRDTWTPLSSVRAYLFTAVRNRALNLRKRDALERDWSEQEATAEVHALHQDPPRADAALEAAELHARLDAAMESLPERCRLVMRLRWREQLGYAEIAEIMGISPKGVENQLARGLKALRGLLR; encoded by the coding sequence GTGGAGACTCCCGCGCACCAGCACGCGCTCGATCCCGTGGCCCGCGTCCGCGCGGGCGACGCCGCGGCGTTCGAGGCGCTGTTCCGCGCCCATTACGGCCCGCTGTGCGGCTTCGCCGAGCGATACGTCGGCTCGGCCGCCGTCGCCGAGGAGCTCGTGCAGGACCTGTTCGCCGACCTGTGGGCGCGGCGCGACACGTGGACGCCGCTGTCGAGCGTGCGCGCGTACCTGTTCACCGCGGTGCGCAACCGCGCGCTGAATCTGCGCAAGCGCGACGCGCTGGAGCGGGACTGGAGCGAGCAGGAGGCGACGGCCGAGGTCCACGCGCTCCACCAAGACCCGCCGCGCGCCGACGCCGCGCTCGAGGCGGCCGAGCTGCACGCGCGGCTGGACGCCGCGATGGAGTCGCTCCCCGAGCGGTGCCGGCTCGTCATGCGCCTGCGCTGGCGCGAGCAGCTCGGCTACGCGGAGATCGCGGAGATCATGGGCATCTCGCCGAAGGGCGTGGAGAACCAGCTCGCGCGCGGCCTGAAGGCGCTGCGAGGGCTGCTCCGATGA
- a CDS encoding FecR family protein produces MTREPDPSIVDRWLAGEATPDDESALGEWTAADPARAAWLEALRARATSRERAWHVDAAWARVANRTTLATDAPRTLRVERGGARPAPRRLAWVGRAAAAAVLVVGSAAVWRVAGSRDAVAPTVASAPTRELVAPRGSRADVRLADGTHVVLNAGSRLRYADDYGAPGAKREAWLDGEGYFEVKHDAARPFRVHALGGVAEDLGTRFVVRAYPELARVDVMVAEGRVGLRRDTTARGDSAVLGAGQLGRLSHDGTLTVSRAPADERYLAWTTGVLVLDGEPLRDALPRLERRYDLTIRLADGALGARPVVARFRDQPAGEMLDALALALGARYERQGRVVTFHAAEVR; encoded by the coding sequence ATGACCCGAGAACCCGATCCGTCGATCGTCGACCGCTGGCTCGCCGGCGAGGCCACGCCCGACGACGAAAGCGCGCTGGGCGAGTGGACCGCGGCCGATCCCGCGCGCGCGGCGTGGCTGGAGGCGCTGCGCGCCCGCGCGACGTCGCGGGAGCGCGCGTGGCACGTCGACGCCGCGTGGGCGCGCGTGGCGAACCGCACGACGCTGGCGACCGACGCGCCGCGCACGCTGCGCGTGGAGCGCGGCGGCGCGCGTCCGGCGCCGCGCCGCCTCGCGTGGGTGGGGCGGGCGGCCGCCGCCGCGGTGCTCGTCGTCGGGAGCGCGGCGGTGTGGCGCGTCGCGGGCTCGCGGGACGCCGTCGCGCCGACCGTGGCGAGCGCGCCGACGCGCGAGCTCGTCGCGCCGCGCGGGAGCCGAGCGGACGTGCGGTTGGCCGACGGTACGCACGTCGTGCTGAACGCCGGCAGCCGGCTGCGCTACGCGGACGACTACGGCGCGCCGGGCGCGAAGCGCGAGGCGTGGCTCGACGGCGAGGGCTACTTCGAGGTGAAGCACGACGCGGCGCGCCCGTTCCGCGTGCACGCGCTGGGCGGCGTGGCCGAAGACCTCGGCACGCGGTTCGTCGTGCGCGCGTACCCCGAGCTCGCGCGCGTCGACGTGATGGTGGCGGAGGGACGCGTCGGGCTGCGGCGTGACACGACGGCGCGCGGCGACTCCGCGGTGCTCGGCGCAGGTCAGCTCGGGCGTCTGTCGCACGACGGCACGCTCACCGTGTCGCGCGCGCCGGCCGACGAGCGCTACCTCGCGTGGACCACGGGCGTGCTCGTGCTCGACGGCGAGCCGCTGCGCGACGCGCTGCCGCGGCTCGAGCGGCGGTACGACCTCACGATCCGGCTGGCCGACGGCGCGTTAGGCGCGCGCCCGGTCGTGGCGCGCTTCCGCGACCAGCCCGCGGGCGAGATGCTCGACGCGCTCGCGCTCGCCCTCGGCGCGCGCTACGAGCGCCAGGGCCGCGTCGTGACGTTCCACGCGGCGGAGGTGCGCTGA
- a CDS encoding TonB-dependent receptor, giving the protein MPNAIRSMIGCVIATVACLASTVGAQGTSAQRETTFSPLRADAPPAAVAVPVTLVLRDVTLAAALEAIGREAGIGLVFDRSAPGLDRRVSVRETRASAAAVIVRVLDGSGLRALVSPTGQVVIAPRPRSSGGAAVGGAVRDSASGAPLAGARVELVGTRYATVSRDDGRFTLGRVPAGDYVLSVAQIGFRPARVPHVVVDDAEASAIDVAMPRAPVPLSSVVVTPGHFGLMQPTVGAQQTMTRQQLEGAPQIGEDIFRAITRLPGIAGNDLTAQFHLRGAPQDELYVSLDGMELIEPFHLKELDNALSIVDVKAIGGVDLTSGGFSAEIGDRLTGVLTMRSIEPRTDRTHVSAGLSITNARVNADGGFAKGRGGWVLSARRGYVDLAMKFTDATDGFKPRYGDAFAKAQYDLPWGGRVAVHGLWAADDLNFVDSTDSAVRSRYRSGYAWLTWDDGVGDRLRARTVLSTSSLSWRRGGLDFSSRREALASVADRRTHHALGARQDWTLDVAPWAMLRWGGDVRRESATYDYLDWRRDYRVDATHTDVRFVYDSTVSAVAPDGTRYGAYVSARMRARDGLLAEVGVRDDGATWERDRAINPRVNLSWTLRTGTTVRAAWGRYSQAQALFGLQAGDGALDFGPIERATQRVLGIDQTLPKQMRLRVEGYDRRLGTVRPRWVNVVGDIDAFPEVGYDRVLIAPSAARARGVELFVSRDDGARFDWSASYALASAVDVLDGRDVPRPVDQRHTLRGDWSVHPLTNRWRLTVAGLWHSGSPATPQSVQLDTVYRANGFDVWTRWSAGALASVRLPAYHRVDVRWTRYFDTRRGRVSMFAEVFNLLGTQNERSLYTNVDFRGTNATFQQGTSHQVPRIPTLGVAWEF; this is encoded by the coding sequence ATGCCTAACGCGATCCGTTCCATGATCGGCTGCGTCATCGCGACCGTGGCGTGCCTCGCGAGCACCGTCGGCGCGCAGGGGACGAGCGCGCAACGCGAGACGACGTTCTCGCCGCTGCGCGCGGACGCGCCGCCGGCCGCCGTCGCGGTGCCGGTGACGCTCGTGCTGCGCGACGTGACGCTCGCCGCCGCGCTCGAGGCGATCGGCCGCGAGGCCGGCATCGGGCTCGTGTTCGACCGCAGCGCACCGGGGCTCGACCGGCGGGTGAGCGTTCGCGAGACGCGGGCGAGCGCCGCGGCGGTGATCGTGCGCGTGCTCGACGGGAGCGGGCTGCGCGCGCTCGTGTCGCCGACGGGGCAGGTGGTGATCGCGCCGCGGCCGCGATCGAGCGGCGGCGCCGCGGTGGGCGGCGCGGTGCGTGACTCGGCATCCGGGGCGCCGCTCGCCGGCGCGCGCGTGGAGCTCGTCGGCACGCGCTACGCGACGGTCTCGCGCGACGACGGCCGGTTCACGCTCGGTCGCGTGCCGGCCGGCGACTACGTGCTCTCGGTCGCGCAGATCGGCTTCCGGCCGGCGCGCGTGCCGCACGTCGTGGTCGACGACGCGGAGGCGAGCGCGATCGACGTCGCGATGCCGCGCGCGCCCGTGCCGCTGTCGTCGGTCGTCGTGACGCCCGGCCACTTCGGGCTGATGCAGCCGACGGTGGGCGCGCAGCAGACCATGACGCGCCAGCAGCTCGAGGGCGCGCCGCAGATCGGCGAGGACATCTTCCGCGCGATCACGCGCCTGCCCGGCATCGCGGGGAACGACCTCACCGCGCAATTCCATCTGCGTGGGGCCCCGCAGGACGAGCTGTACGTGTCGCTCGACGGCATGGAGCTGATCGAGCCGTTTCACCTGAAGGAGCTCGACAACGCGCTGTCCATCGTCGACGTGAAAGCGATCGGCGGCGTCGACCTGACGAGCGGCGGCTTCTCGGCGGAGATCGGCGATCGGCTGACCGGCGTGCTCACCATGCGCTCGATCGAGCCGCGCACGGATCGCACGCACGTCTCGGCGGGGCTCAGCATCACGAACGCGCGGGTGAACGCCGATGGCGGGTTCGCGAAAGGGCGCGGAGGGTGGGTGCTCTCCGCGCGCCGCGGCTACGTGGACCTCGCGATGAAGTTCACGGACGCCACGGACGGGTTCAAGCCGCGCTACGGTGACGCGTTCGCGAAGGCGCAGTACGATCTGCCGTGGGGCGGGCGCGTCGCCGTGCACGGGCTCTGGGCCGCGGACGATCTCAACTTCGTGGACTCCACCGACAGCGCGGTGCGGAGCAGGTACCGCAGCGGCTATGCGTGGCTCACGTGGGACGACGGCGTCGGCGACCGGCTGCGCGCGCGTACCGTGCTCTCGACGTCGTCGCTGAGCTGGCGGCGCGGGGGACTCGACTTCAGCAGCCGGCGCGAGGCGCTGGCGAGCGTGGCCGACCGGCGGACGCACCACGCGTTAGGCGCGCGACAGGACTGGACGCTCGACGTGGCGCCGTGGGCGATGCTGCGGTGGGGCGGCGACGTGCGGCGCGAATCCGCGACGTACGACTACCTGGACTGGCGGCGCGATTACCGCGTGGACGCGACGCACACCGACGTGCGCTTCGTGTACGACAGCACGGTGTCGGCCGTCGCGCCCGACGGCACGCGTTACGGCGCGTACGTCTCGGCCCGCATGCGTGCGCGCGACGGGCTGCTCGCGGAGGTCGGCGTGCGCGACGACGGCGCGACGTGGGAGCGCGACCGCGCGATCAACCCCCGCGTGAATCTCTCGTGGACGCTGCGCACCGGCACGACGGTCCGCGCGGCGTGGGGCCGGTACTCGCAGGCGCAGGCGCTGTTCGGGCTGCAGGCCGGCGACGGCGCCCTGGACTTCGGGCCGATCGAGCGTGCGACGCAGCGAGTGCTCGGCATCGACCAGACGCTGCCGAAGCAGATGCGTCTGCGCGTGGAGGGCTACGACCGCCGCCTCGGCACCGTGCGGCCGCGCTGGGTGAACGTGGTCGGCGACATCGACGCGTTCCCCGAGGTCGGCTACGACCGCGTGCTGATCGCGCCGAGCGCGGCGCGCGCGCGCGGCGTGGAGCTGTTCGTGTCGCGCGACGACGGGGCGCGGTTCGACTGGTCCGCGAGCTACGCGCTCGCGTCGGCCGTCGACGTGTTGGACGGCCGCGACGTGCCGCGCCCGGTGGACCAGCGCCACACGCTGCGCGGCGACTGGTCCGTGCACCCGCTCACGAACCGCTGGCGCCTAACGGTCGCGGGGCTGTGGCATTCCGGCTCGCCCGCCACGCCCCAGTCGGTGCAGCTCGACACGGTGTACCGGGCGAACGGGTTCGACGTCTGGACGCGGTGGAGCGCGGGCGCGCTCGCGTCGGTGCGACTGCCCGCCTACCACCGGGTGGACGTGCGCTGGACCCGCTACTTCGATACCCGCCGGGGCCGCGTGTCGATGTTCGCGGAGGTGTTCAACCTGTTAGGCACCCAGAACGAGCGCAGCCTCTACACGAACGTCGACTTCCGCGGCACGAACGCGACGTTCCAGCAGGGCACCAGCCACCAGGTGCCGCGCATCCCGACGCTGGGGGTCGCGTGGGAGTTCTGA
- a CDS encoding serine hydrolase domain-containing protein yields MGVLKSALAVAVGLAGCRGTVPTQPATPAASLAEFEGRVDALRASAQIPAVSGAIARDGRVAWARGFGVADLATGRAATDTTLYHLASLTKPYASTVLLQLVAEGRISLDDPVSKYGIVLAGPGVVRVRHLMSHTSEGTPGTAYRYNGARFSLLDSVIARADGRPFAEAVAERVLRRIGVTHTAPNPLSPSFAASIASPALVQATLARGYSSDGRAVPTEYPASFSTAAGLVASAVDVARFSIALDRGELLSPAMRALAFAPTVTPAGDTLPYALGWFSTRYRGVRVIWHYGYWTAISALIVKVPDRGLTLVVLANTDALSRPYALGDGRLDGDPWATEFLDAFVLGSAPLP; encoded by the coding sequence GTGGGAGTTCTGAAGTCGGCGCTCGCCGTCGCGGTTGGCCTCGCGGGGTGCCGCGGCACCGTGCCGACGCAGCCCGCCACGCCCGCCGCGTCGCTCGCCGAGTTCGAGGGGCGCGTGGACGCGCTGCGCGCGTCGGCGCAGATCCCCGCGGTATCGGGCGCGATCGCGCGCGACGGCCGCGTGGCGTGGGCGCGCGGCTTCGGCGTGGCCGACCTCGCGACGGGCCGCGCGGCGACCGACACGACGCTCTATCACCTCGCGTCGCTCACGAAGCCGTACGCGTCCACCGTGCTGCTGCAGCTCGTGGCCGAGGGGAGGATCTCGCTCGACGATCCGGTGTCGAAGTACGGCATCGTGCTCGCCGGACCCGGGGTCGTACGCGTGCGGCACCTGATGAGCCACACGTCGGAGGGCACGCCCGGCACCGCCTACCGCTACAACGGGGCGCGCTTCAGCCTCCTCGACTCGGTGATCGCGCGCGCCGACGGCCGGCCGTTCGCCGAGGCGGTGGCCGAGCGGGTGCTGCGGAGGATCGGCGTCACGCACACGGCGCCCAACCCGCTATCGCCGTCGTTCGCCGCGTCGATCGCGAGCCCGGCGCTCGTGCAGGCCACGCTGGCGCGCGGCTACTCGTCGGACGGGCGCGCGGTCCCGACCGAGTACCCGGCGTCGTTCAGCACGGCGGCGGGGCTGGTCGCATCGGCCGTCGACGTCGCGCGCTTCTCGATCGCGCTCGACCGCGGTGAGCTGCTCTCGCCGGCGATGCGCGCGCTCGCGTTCGCGCCCACGGTCACGCCGGCGGGCGACACACTGCCGTACGCGCTCGGATGGTTCAGCACGCGGTACCGGGGCGTGCGGGTGATCTGGCACTACGGATACTGGACCGCGATCTCGGCGCTCATCGTGAAGGTGCCGGATCGCGGGCTGACGCTCGTCGTGCTGGCGAACACCGACGCGCTCTCGCGCCCGTACGCCCTCGGCGACGGGCGCCTCGACGGCGACCCGTGGGCCACCGAGTTCCTCGACGCGTTCGTGCTCGGGTCGGCGCCGCTGCCCTGA
- a CDS encoding Hsp20/alpha crystallin family protein encodes MSTNPTTNYPFDAIFDRMLGLSRQMDNAFSGRAFGTANATRPQLWLPPVDTYETEHAFVIEADLPGLHQENIDVHFEQGTLTLTGRRGPTLPAAEQGKLRVYSSERLSGAFSRSIRLPEYVDGEKIEATYSNGVLTVRVPKLAAALPRKISVAVNASDAKQIQG; translated from the coding sequence ATGTCGACCAACCCGACCACCAACTACCCGTTCGACGCGATCTTCGACCGGATGCTCGGTCTCAGCCGGCAGATGGACAACGCGTTCTCGGGGCGCGCGTTCGGCACCGCGAACGCCACCCGCCCGCAGCTGTGGCTCCCGCCGGTGGACACGTACGAGACCGAGCACGCGTTCGTGATCGAGGCGGACCTGCCGGGGCTGCACCAGGAGAACATCGACGTCCACTTCGAGCAGGGGACGCTGACGCTCACCGGCCGCCGCGGCCCGACGCTGCCGGCGGCGGAGCAGGGCAAGCTGCGCGTCTACTCCTCGGAGCGGCTGAGCGGGGCGTTCTCGCGCTCGATCCGCCTGCCGGAGTACGTCGACGGCGAGAAGATCGAGGCGACGTACAGCAACGGCGTGCTCACCGTGCGCGTGCCGAAGCTCGCGGCGGCGTTGCCGCGCAAGATCAGCGTCGCGGTGAACGCGTCGGACGCGAAGCAGATTCAGGGCTGA